A segment of the Streptomyces sp. NBC_00376 genome:
CGGAGAGGCCGGCCTGGATCTGCTGCGCTGGCTCGGCGGCCTCACCGTCCCGGTCCTGCTGGTCGAGCGTCTCCCGCCGCCCGCGCTTCCCACACTGCCGCTCGACGCGGTGACCACCGCGCACAGCCTGGGGGCGGGCCTGGCGGTGCGGCACCTCGTCACACTCGGGCACCACCGGATCGCCTTCATCACCGCCCGATTCAGCCCCACGACCCAGGCCCTGCTCGAAGGGTGGCGGGAGACCGTCGCCTCTCTCGGCCTGCCCGGCCGCGAAGACCTCGAATTCGACGTACCCGCCTACGGCTCCCCCGGCTGGACCGACGCGTACGACGTCGTACTGCGACGCTGCCAGGACGCAGGCGTCACGGCCCTGTTCGTGCACTCCGACAGGGAAGCCATCGGCCTCACGGAGCGCGCCCGCGACCGGGGGCTCACCGTCCCCGACGACCTGGCCGTCGTCTCGTACGACGACGAAGTCGCCGCGGCGTCCGACCCTCCGCTGACCGCCGTCCGCCCACCCAAACACCGGCTCGGCTCGGTCGCGGCCGAAATGGCCCTCGCCCGCATGGCCGACCCGACCGAACGCCCCGTACACCGCGTGCAGTTGTGGCCCACCCTCGTCGTCCGCGCGTCCTGCGGGGGCGCCGGGACCGCTTCGGCACCAGCCGACTGGTAATTGACGTACCGCGGCCGTGTGACGTCAGGTCAGGGCGACCTCGCACCAGACGGTCTTGGTGTACGGGTCGCCGTCGGTGACGCCCCAGTGGGTGGACAGGGCTTCGACGAGGAGAAGGCCCCGGCCGGTGTCCAGGTCGGGGGACGGCGGCGGAATCGCGCCGGGAGTGGGTGGGCGGCGCTCGGGACGCGCGTCCGTGACTTCGATACGGAGGGCCTGCCCTCCCGGGCGAAGGGTGAGCCGCAGGCGGAAGTCGCGGCCCCGTACCCGTCCGTGCCGCACCGCGTTCGTGGCGAGTTCGGCCACGAGAAGGCTCACCGTCCGGTTGGCCTCCGTGTCGCACGGCCGGCCCCAGCGGTGGAGTTCCTCGGCCGCGAGGCGGCGGGCGAGGCGGGCGCCGCGCGGTGTGGCCGAGAGAAGAATGGCGAAGTGGCGGGCGGGAGCGGTGTGTTGCTTGGGCCCGGGGCGGAGTGCCGGCGAGTGGGCAGTATCGCGATTCATGTCACTCAGCGTGGTCGGCCACCTCTACCCTGACCAGTAACGATGGCGGTACGCAACGTCACTGTCCGGGTGTTGTACGGCTCTGTCCGGGCGGCGTGGCGTTACGCGGTGCGCCGACGAGGAGTTGGGTACGGACGTGGCGGACGTGGAGGACGTGGAGGACGTGGAGGTGCGCGAACGTGGTGTGACGGGGCAGGGAACGCAGGGCGGCGACGGGATGGAGCCGTACGACGGTGACGACGAGGAGTCGGCGGCCGTACTGCGGACGATCGGCCGGGTCGTGAAGTCGTGCCGCGAGCGGAAGAGGCTCACCCAGGCCGAGTTGGGCACGGCCATCGGCTACAGCGAGGAGCAGGTCTCCTCGGTGGAGCGGGGGCGGCGGGCGCCGAGTGAGGTGTTTCTGGAGAAGGCCGACAGGGTGCTGGGGGCCGGTGGGCTGATCGCGGGGTTGAAGAAGGATGCGGAGGAGGCCCGGTATCCGAAGAAGGTGCGGGATCTGGCGAAGCTGGAGGGGAAGGCGGTTGAGCTGTGCGCCTACGCCAACTCCGTCGTCCACGGCCTGCTTCAGACGCCGGACTACGCGAGGGCGTTGTACGGGATGCGGCGTCCACCTTTCACCGAGGAGGAGGTTGAGCGCCTTGTCGAAGCACGCTTGGGACGTCAGGAGATCTTCGACCGGCAGCCCGCGCCCGTGTTCAGTTTCGTTCTGGAAGAGGTGACGCTGCGCCGTCCGCTCGGGGGCAGAATGGTGATGCGGAAGCAGCTCGAACACCTGTTGGGCGTCGGTCGGCGACGGAACGTGGAGATCCAGGCCATGCCCACGGATCGGGAGGACCATGCCGGCCTTGCAGGGTCGCTTCAGCTGCTGCGGCTTGAGAAGGGGACACCGTGGGGCACAACGAGGTCCAGCTCACCAGTCGGCTGATCTCCCACCCCAGGGAGCTCCAGATCCTTG
Coding sequences within it:
- a CDS encoding substrate-binding domain-containing protein: MTLASERQELILAAVREQGTVRLADLVARLGVTAVTVRRDVTILADRGLVQRVHGGVTQPHRAQPPEQRALAASSPFGRLPGQALVGMVVPTVEFYWPPVIQGAQSAVAAAGGRLALRGSAYDAAEDRRQVSALLDRGARTLLIAPTTTGEAGLDLLRWLGGLTVPVLLVERLPPPALPTLPLDAVTTAHSLGAGLAVRHLVTLGHHRIAFITARFSPTTQALLEGWRETVASLGLPGREDLEFDVPAYGSPGWTDAYDVVLRRCQDAGVTALFVHSDREAIGLTERARDRGLTVPDDLAVVSYDDEVAAASDPPLTAVRPPKHRLGSVAAEMALARMADPTERPVHRVQLWPTLVVRASCGGAGTASAPADW
- a CDS encoding ATP-binding protein → MNRDTAHSPALRPGPKQHTAPARHFAILLSATPRGARLARRLAAEELHRWGRPCDTEANRTVSLLVAELATNAVRHGRVRGRDFRLRLTLRPGGQALRIEVTDARPERRPPTPGAIPPPSPDLDTGRGLLLVEALSTHWGVTDGDPYTKTVWCEVALT